In Prunus dulcis chromosome 1, ALMONDv2, whole genome shotgun sequence, the following are encoded in one genomic region:
- the LOC117628912 gene encoding uncharacterized protein LOC117628912 isoform X1 yields MVWMATQKLAIRGKRRRIWGGAFLCWVFLMLVTPKISHSPKHHLYADMRNFLGVPNTLNVITNFPFLFVGVLGFVLCCQGGLFNISLPGEVWGWALFYAGITGLAFGSAYYHLKPDDSRVTWDTLPMMIAYSSLFSSFIVERVGERIGLSSLFALLFIAFLSTAYDRTYNDIRLYMMFQLIPCIAIPGMCFVFPPKYTHSRYWLWAGGVYLLSKFEAVADMKIYHANHYIISGHSLEHLCLVMVPVLLSIMLMHRNIKCQRIGAIKECS; encoded by the exons atggtgtGGATGGCAACTCAAAAGCTTGCAATTAGAGGGAAGAGAAGGCGTATATGGGGAGGAGCGTTTCTGTGTTGGGTTTTCTTAATGTTGGTCACTCCCAAGATTTCTCACTCCCCCAAACACCATCTCTACGCTGACATGCGCAATTTCCTTG GAGTGCCTAATACATTGAATGTGATCACCAATTTcccctttttgtttgttggtgtTCTGGGTTTTGTTCTTTGTTGCCAAGGGGGCCTTTTCAACATCAG TTTGCCTGGTGAAGTTTGGGGTTGGGCACTATTCTATGCTGGAATAACAGGGCTGGCTTTTGGGTCTGCTTATTATCATTTGAAGCCCGATGATAGTAGAGTAACGTGGGACACCTTGCCG ATGATGATTGCATACTCCTCTCTTTTCTCTAGTTTTATTGTGGAGAGAGTGGGAGAGAGGATCGGTTTAAGTAGTCTATTTGCACTCCTTTTCATTGCTTTTCTTAGTACTGCATATGACAG AACATATAATGATATCAGATTGTACATGATGTTCCAGTTGATTCCATGTATAGCAATTCCAGGGATGTgctttgtgtttccacccaaaTATACTCACTCAAGATATTGGCTTTGGGCCGGAG GGGTTTACcttctctccaaatttgaaGCTGTTGCTGACATGAAAATATACCATGCAAATCATTACATTATCAGTGGGCACTCTTTGGAGCATTTGTGTTTAGTGATGGTCCCTGTTCTGCTCAGTATTATGCTCATGCATAGAAACATTAAGTGTCAAAG AATAGGTGCCATTAAAGAATGCTCATGA
- the LOC117616329 gene encoding pathogen-associated molecular patterns-induced protein A70, whose protein sequence is MFQESVSIWASMNSWFTPTVFFVLLNVMIGTIAIASNLGTNQKHQDPQNQQQGLARSPSVLQRIKSINLYHYRSPEPHTNTFEKNPETTESTHYAFRHTQEAEQPQFTRSPSLLQRLKSINFYIPQDFSTNPSQPSTNPSQPITTTTTMHKTQEPESHSEHDQFQHEDHFEDHEHPESLEPESESEEEQSLDEIYSQLKPVQDHHVSRTKSDTKPPSGEVPTKLPKKMKKSASSKSAFDHFKEDDIVEIRRPATVRERKAKVTEDEEVDAKADDFINKFKNQLKLQRLDSIIRYKDMLNRGT, encoded by the coding sequence ATGTTTCAGGAATCTGTCTCAATTTGGGCTTCCATGAACAGCTGGTTCACTCCAACTGTTTTCTTTGTCCTCCTCAATGTCATGATAGGCACCATTGCCATTGCTTCAAACTTAGGCACCAACCAGAAACACCAAGACCCACAAAACCAGCAGCAAGGCCTTGCTAGATCTCCATCTGTGCTGCAGAGGATCAAATCCATCAACCTCTACCACTACAGATCCCCAGAGCCACACACAAACACCTTTGAGAAAAACCCAGAAACTACTGAGAGCACCCATTATGCTTTTAGGCACACCCAGGAAGCTGAGCAACCCCAATTCACTAGATCCCCTTCTTTGCTACAGAGGCTCAAGTCCATCAACTTCTACATTCCACAAGATTTCTCCACCAACCCATCACAACCCTCCACCAACCCGTCACAACccatcaccaccacaaccactaTGCACAAAACCCAGGAGCCAGAATCCCATTCTGAACATGACCAGTTCCAACATGAAGACCATTTTGAAGACCATGAACACCCAGAAAGCCTAGAACCAGAATCAGAATCAGAAGAAGAGCAGAGCCTCGATGAGATTTACAGTCAGCTGAAGCCTGTACAGGACCATCATGTGAGCAGGACGAAGTCAGACACCAAACCACCATCCGGAGAAGTACCCACTAAGCTcccaaagaagatgaagaagtcTGCGAGTTCCAAGTCTGCATTTGATCATTTTAAAGAAGACGATATTGTGGAGATTCGCCGGCCAGCGACTGTGAGGGAGAGGAAAGCTAAAGTGACAGAGGATGAGGAGGTGGATGCCAAGGCGGATGATTTCATCAACAAGTTCAAGAACCAGCTGAAGCTGCAAAGGTTGGATTCCATCATAAGGTACAAGGACATGCTCAATAGAGGGACATAA
- the LOC117628925 gene encoding NDR1/HIN1-like protein 6, with product MTDRVYPSSKPTTNGGAAVPAVATTAAAATANPSNTKPQLRQPYRPQPQYHHRRHRRSNCHCNFCCCCFWSILIILALALLAAIAGAAVYILYRPHRPEFTLTSVRIAKLNLTTSSDLSTSHLTTLFNLTLSSKNPNNHLTFSYEPFALSLSSSDVQIGNGSIPAFTSGTKNSTFFRSILSTSQDLDVESVKSLRSDLRKKTGVALELQMDTKVKVAMGKLKSKKVGIRVTCEGIKGAVPKGKSPSVASVANSKCKVDLRIKIWKWTF from the coding sequence ATGACAGACAGAGTCTACCCATCTTCCAAACCCACCACCAATGGCGGCGCCGCCGTGCCCGCCGTCGCTACTaccgccgccgccgccacaGCCAACCCATCAAACACCAAGCCCCAACTCCGGCAACCATACCGCCCACAACCCCAGTACCACCACCGCCGGCACCGCAGGAGCAACTGCCACTGCAacttctgctgctgctgcttttgGTCCATCCTCATCATCTTAGCCCTCGCCCTCCTCGCCGCCATAGCCGGCGCCGCCGTCTACATCCTCTACCGTCCTCACCGCCCTGAATTCACACTCACCTCCGTCCGCATTGCCAAGCTCAACCTCACCACCTCCTCCGACTTATCCACTTCACACCTCACTACCCTCTTCAACCTCACCCTCTCCTCCAAAAACCCTAACAACCACCTCACCTTCTCCTACGAGCCCTTTGCTCTGTCTCTCTCGTCCAGCGACGTCCAAATCGGAAACGGGTCGATCCCGGCTTTCACCAGCGGCACCAAAAACAGCACCTTTTTTCGCTCCATTTTGTCGACCTCTCAGGATCTCGACGTCGAGTCGGTGAAGTCTCTGAGATCGGATCTGAGGAAGAAGACCGGGGTGGCGTTGGAGTTGCAGATGGACACCAAAGTGAAGGTGGCGATGGGGAAGTTGAAGAGCAAGAAGGTGGGCATTAGGGTTACGTGTGAAGGGATTAAGGGGGCTGTACCTAAAGGCAAGTCCCCGTCGGTGGCTTCGGTTGCTAACTCCAAGTGCAAGGTTGATCTTCGGATCAAGATCTGGAAATGgacattttaa
- the LOC117628912 gene encoding uncharacterized protein LOC117628912 isoform X2 produces MVWMATQKLAIRGKRRRIWGGAFLCWVFLMLVTPKISHSPKHHLYADMRNFLGVPNTLNVITNFPFLFVGVLGFVLCCQGGLFNISLPGEVWGWALFYAGITGLAFGSAYYHLKPDDSRVTWDTLPLIPCIAIPGMCFVFPPKYTHSRYWLWAGGVYLLSKFEAVADMKIYHANHYIISGHSLEHLCLVMVPVLLSIMLMHRNIKCQRIGAIKECS; encoded by the exons atggtgtGGATGGCAACTCAAAAGCTTGCAATTAGAGGGAAGAGAAGGCGTATATGGGGAGGAGCGTTTCTGTGTTGGGTTTTCTTAATGTTGGTCACTCCCAAGATTTCTCACTCCCCCAAACACCATCTCTACGCTGACATGCGCAATTTCCTTG GAGTGCCTAATACATTGAATGTGATCACCAATTTcccctttttgtttgttggtgtTCTGGGTTTTGTTCTTTGTTGCCAAGGGGGCCTTTTCAACATCAG TTTGCCTGGTGAAGTTTGGGGTTGGGCACTATTCTATGCTGGAATAACAGGGCTGGCTTTTGGGTCTGCTTATTATCATTTGAAGCCCGATGATAGTAGAGTAACGTGGGACACCTTGCCG TTGATTCCATGTATAGCAATTCCAGGGATGTgctttgtgtttccacccaaaTATACTCACTCAAGATATTGGCTTTGGGCCGGAG GGGTTTACcttctctccaaatttgaaGCTGTTGCTGACATGAAAATATACCATGCAAATCATTACATTATCAGTGGGCACTCTTTGGAGCATTTGTGTTTAGTGATGGTCCCTGTTCTGCTCAGTATTATGCTCATGCATAGAAACATTAAGTGTCAAAG AATAGGTGCCATTAAAGAATGCTCATGA